From the genome of Monomorium pharaonis isolate MP-MQ-018 chromosome 2, ASM1337386v2, whole genome shotgun sequence, one region includes:
- the LOC105832703 gene encoding cytochrome P450 9e2-like, which produces MDLSLLSSTFVLLLITVALIIVQKIATVLYYTYFYWKNKGLPYLQDSLSSIITDWKLFLGHTLVDYCQYVYYRFPDAKYVGTVDSSSPSVIIRDPELIKDIMVKDFEYFTDHRSFIDESVDPLLGKATFSLRGDRWREMKNILSPTFTASKMKFMFDLVSKCSQNFINYLVDHPNLCHMLDTKDAFRRYTNDVIATTAFGISVDSLKVRDNEFYTRGVEASKFASGFLPIVKMMFLQSCPWLGKSIGLTLFSSATSKFFKNVVEETIRMRKQHNIVRPDMIHLLIQAEDKKSDSAHKMTLDDIVSQAFSFFFAGFETSSSMMCFVAHELAVNQDIQDRLREEVQQHLAEENGEISYESLLKMSYMDMVISETLRKHPPLVFLDRYCTKRYELPPSQPGCKNIIIEPDNVILFPVYGLHHDPKYFPNPDKFDPERFSEKNKDSILPYTYLPFGHGPRKCIGNRFVLMEAKILLTHLLQKFTLKTTEKTVEPVVYSKDITLQTVDGFWINLEKRET; this is translated from the coding sequence ATGGATTTATCATTGCTTTCATCGACGTTTGTGTTATTATTGATTACTGTGGCTCTTATTATTGTCCAGAAAATTGCCACTGTGttgtattatacatacttttactGGAAGAATAAGGGCCTACCTTACCTACAAGATTCGTTATCGTCTATTATAACGGATTGGAAATTATTTCTGGGTCATACTTTGGTCGATTATTGTCAATATGTGTACTATCGCTTTCCAGACGCTAAATATGTTGGAACAGTGGATTCTTCCTCGCCTAGCGTGATTATACGTGATCCCGAATTGATTAAAGATATCATGGTGAAggattttgaatatttcacaGATCATCGTAGTTTTATTGATGAAAGCGTAGACCCGCTGTTAGGTAAAGCCACTTTCTCTTTACGCGGAGATCGTTGgagagaaatgaaaaatatattgagcCCCACATTCACTGCCAGCAAAATGAAGTTTATGTTTGATTTGGTATCAAAGTGCTCTCAGAATTTCATCAATTACTTGGTCGATCATCCGAACCTCTGTCACATGCTCGATACGAAAGATGCCTTTCGACGATACACCAATGACGTAATTGCTACGACAGCCTTTGGTATAAGTGTGGATTCTCTGAAAGTTCGAGACAATGAGTTCTATACAAGAGGAGTGGAGGCTTCCAAATTTGCTTCTGGATTTCTACCGATCGTTAAGATGATGTTTTTACAATCGTGTCCATGGCTTGGTAAATCAATTGGTCTGACTTTGTTCTCATCGGCTACATCAAAGTTTTTCAAGAATGTCGTAGAGGAAACCATTAGAATGAGAAAACAGCACAATATCGTTAGACCGGATATGATTCATTTGTTGATACAGGCTGAAGATAAGAAAAGTGATAGTGCACACAAAATGACGTTAGACGATATCGTTTCGCAAGCTTTCAGCTTTTTTTTTGCCGGTTTTGAAACTTCTTCGTCCATGATGTGTTTTGTTGCTCATGAACTGGCGGTTAATCAAGATATTCAAGATCGTTTGCGTGAGGAGGTGCAGCAGCATCTTGCCGAAGAAAACGGCGAAATTTCTTATGAATCGCTATTAAAGATGTCTTACATGGATATGGTGATTTCCGAGACTCTTAGAAAGCATCCACCACTAGTTTTCCTTGATAGATACTGCACTAAAAGATATGAACTACCTCCATCGCAGCCAGGCTGCAAGAATATAATCATTGAACCTgacaatgtaatattatttcctGTTTATGGTTTACATCATGATCCAAAGTATTTTCCGAACCCGGATAAATTCGATCCAGAAAGATTTAGCGAGAAGAACAAAGACAGTATTTTACCATATACTTATCTACCATTCGGTCATGGACCCAGAAAGTGTATCGGCAATCGATTTGTTCTTATGGAggctaaaattttattaactcatcttttacaaaagtttactTTAAAGACTACAGAAAAAACTGTCGAACCAGTTGTCTACAGTAAAGACATTACATTGCAAACTGTTGATGGATTTTGGATTAACTTGGAGAAGAGAGAAACGTGA